Genomic segment of Bacteroidota bacterium:
TGCATGTTGTGCGTTTACCCATGGCACAATCTGTTCCTATCACCGCAATTATAGGTGCATCAACAGAATAAATTTCTCCGGTCCAAAAATGAAGGTCTTTTTTATTTTTTGGTTTTCGAACATCTATCAATTCCACCTGATATTGTCTTGCCAATAAAACCAATTCAGGTATATCAGAAAGATATTCATGAAGGCCGTTTACAATATTCATTTTCTTGCTTATACAATCCTCCATAATTGGGTTAAAACTTTTTGGCAAAATTCCTCCAACCGTGGCTATACCGATTATGCAATAACGGATATCCGGTATCGACTCAAATGCAGTTTTTACTTCACTAAATATTGGTATATTTCTTTTTTTGCCATCCAGCACCTCGCCTGCATCTTTTCCGGCATGAACGGCGTCAATTATTCCAACAATATCAAATCGTTCGCTGCCGCGAATTAAACCATGTGCAGTTTTCGCATCCGATTCGTGCAACATGCCGGCAGTTAATACTATGGCTTTGGGTTTGTTAATATTATTCAAAATATTATTTTAATGATATTTAAATATAAATTAAGACATTATCGAGTTACAAGATATTAAATTCTAATCCGCTATCACCCTATCATATTCACCGGTCCTGCTTAAAAACTTTCCTGGAAATACATTGGTAAATTCTTTATCGCGATAAACCATTTTTCCATTCACCCATACCATTAATATGCCATCAGAAAGCGCTTTTGGATCTTCAATGTTTGCTTTGTCAATAACAGTTGCGGCATCAAACAAAACAAGATCTGCATAATATCCCGCGGCAATTATTCCACGTTCTTTTATTCCCACATTTTCAGCAGTTAATGCCGTCATTTTGTTGATACAATTTTCCAGGCTCATAATTTTTTGTTCGCGCACATAATATCCCAAAACCCGGGTAAATGCTCCATAACCTCGCGGATGTCCGCCATTTGCTCCATCTGAACAAATATTCGTATGCGCCCAACTTAAAAATGGAATTATATCCGCATCGCTCATCGATTTACCCATGATAGTTTCTATTCCATCTTCCTCAGGGTGCAATTTTTCATATTCTTCTGAAGCAGCAACTAAATACAATAAAGTTTGAGCAGCAGTTTCGTTGCGCAGTTTCGCAATTTCGGAAACCGTTTTTCCAACATATTCCTTATTAGGTTTAAATCGCACCATAACAGAACCTGTTGGATCAAATAAATGTTCCACCGCAAAATTTGCACCTTCTATACTCGTGAAATCTTTTTTAGGAAAAAGCACCCGAACAGTGCTGTTCCAAAATGTATAGGGATAACAATCGGCAGTAATATTTATTCCTTCTGCACGTGCAGATTCTAATTTGGCGATAAGTGCCGGCGCAGTTCCCCAATCATCTTTTAATGCAATTTTAATATGAGAAATTTGAACGGGTAATTTTGCCTGTCGTCCTATTTCAATTATTTCGTCGATGGCATCTGCCATGCTAATGTCTTCACTTCTTAAATGGCTGATATATTTTCCATTATATTCTGCGGCAACTTTCGCCAATTGTATAATTTCATCTCTGTTGGAATAAAATGCTGATTCATATTCTAATCCCGTTGATAAACCGAGAGAACCATTCTTCATTTCAAGCCTTAGAACATCTTTCATTGTATTTATCTCCTTTTGTGTTGCAGGCCTATTTAATTGGTCTTTGCCCATCACACTTTCACGAAGTGTGGAATGTCCTGTATAAGTTGCATAATTAATAGCTGGTGAAAAATAACCTTTCATTGGATTAATATAATAACTATCTCCATCCTGCCCCGCTACAATAGTTGTTATACCCTGACTTAAAGCTGCAAGTGCATCCGGATGTTCTTTAAACGAACCTTCTAAATGACTATGACTATCGATAAATCCCGGTGCGAGAATTTTACCTCCGCCATCAATAACTTTTTCACCATCAAATTTTTTGAGATCGCCAACTGCCATTATTTTATCTTCTTCAATTCTTACAGAAGCATTTCGTGCAGGTGATCCTGTACCATCTATAACTTTTACATTTGTAATTAAAAACGTTTCCGGAATTGTAAATCGTTGTCCGTTAAATATATTTCTTGCAGTATAAGCACCTAAATGATTATCTCCACTACTCAATACAATAAGAGTGCGGTCGTTTTTAATATCTCTGCAGATCACATTTATAAATCCCGCCCAACCACCTGTATGTGAATATTGTTCGTTTGGTTTATCAATACCCCAACCAAATCCATAATTATATGTGGAACCATCCTTTAATTTAACAGGTTCAAATGCCTGTTGTAAGGTTTCTTTTTTTACGAGCTTTTCGGTCTTTAAACTTTGTTCCCATTTATACAGATCTTCTACGGAGGAATAAATATTTCCATCACCGGTAACACCATCTACATTGATCAGATCATTTAATTTCTTTACACCGTTAACTTCCGAAAATCCATATACATGATTGGTTGGCACTGCAGGCAATAATAAATGATAAACATAAGTGTCATTCAATCCTAACGGAGTCGCAATATTGTTTTTAAAAAAAATATTTAATGGTTGTTTTGTGATTCGTTCAATTATTGTAGCAAGAAAAACATAATTTGTATTACAATAACTCCAACTCGTTCCGGGAAGAAATTCTAATCGTGGAGAATAGGTGTTGTACGACTGAATCAATTTTTCATTGTTGAGTGTATCCAAAGTTTCCCGGTGGTTGTTATACAGATCAAAATATTCGGGAATGCCTGAGGTATGGGTTAAAAGATTTCTAATTGTGATATCAACATAAGGTAATTCCGGAAGGTATTTTTTTATATTATCATCTAACGTCAGTTTCCCCTCTTCAGAAAGTATCAAAATACACATTCCGATAAATTGTTTTGAAACTGAAGCGAGGTTAAATGAGGAAGAGGTTTGTAAACTCTCCCCGGTTTTAATATCAGTCACCCCAAATGCTTTTTTATACAATACTTTGCCCTTAGAGGCATACAGCACCGTCCCGTTAAATCGATCAGTATTGTATAATTGGGTAAGAACACTATCGAGTTGGTTTACATATGCGTTTCCCTGAGAAAAGCCTCGGGTAAAAATAAGGGTTAGAATAAATATGGAAAACAATTTTTTCATATACAGCTTGTTGTTCTGCGTTAAAGTTAGGATAATTTTTAATACCGGAAAATGAGCTTACCCAATACTTACCTGCTCATATCTTATTGGTTTTAAGTTTGTAGCTTTGATACAAAATGAAGTTCCCTGTCAAATGCTAATTATATGTATTTTTGACAAGCGCTTTATCTATAAAATATGGTTTCTTATTGAATTAAAAATCAAATATGGAAAATTCAAATAGATCAATTCAAATTGTTGTGTTCTTGGTAATTACGATATTTTTTTCAGCTTGTTCGCCAAAAAAGAGCTCGGAAGAAATTAAAAAAACTGATACCATTGTTCCGGCATCTCAGGCATCTGAGTCGGTAATAGGTTTTTTAACATGGTATAAAGTGCATATGATGGATCTAAATGCCTTTAAGCTGGTAACGAATAATGGCAATGAAACCCCGGAACCGGATAAACCATATTCCGTTAATTTTTCAGAAACTGAAAAATATATTGCTGCACTAAAGGCCAGCGGATTTATTTCTGAAAAATATGTAGAAAATACCAGAGCATATTTTAAAAAATGGAATGATACACTAAAAGTGGAAAAACAATATGATGGTCCTCCTATGGGTTTTGATGCAGATCTGATCATGTTGTCTCAGGATTTTGATCTAAATTTTCTGGATCAGGTGAAAATTAATACACATCCCGGCGGAACCTATAATGCACATGTAATGTTGGAATTTCCTTACGGTTTGAAACTTGCGTATGCAATGAGTTTGGAAAATG
This window contains:
- a CDS encoding serine hydrolase, translated to MKKLFSIFILTLIFTRGFSQGNAYVNQLDSVLTQLYNTDRFNGTVLYASKGKVLYKKAFGVTDIKTGESLQTSSSFNLASVSKQFIGMCILILSEEGKLTLDDNIKKYLPELPYVDITIRNLLTHTSGIPEYFDLYNNHRETLDTLNNEKLIQSYNTYSPRLEFLPGTSWSYCNTNYVFLATIIERITKQPLNIFFKNNIATPLGLNDTYVYHLLLPAVPTNHVYGFSEVNGVKKLNDLINVDGVTGDGNIYSSVEDLYKWEQSLKTEKLVKKETLQQAFEPVKLKDGSTYNYGFGWGIDKPNEQYSHTGGWAGFINVICRDIKNDRTLIVLSSGDNHLGAYTARNIFNGQRFTIPETFLITNVKVIDGTGSPARNASVRIEEDKIMAVGDLKKFDGEKVIDGGGKILAPGFIDSHSHLEGSFKEHPDALAALSQGITTIVAGQDGDSYYINPMKGYFSPAINYATYTGHSTLRESVMGKDQLNRPATQKEINTMKDVLRLEMKNGSLGLSTGLEYESAFYSNRDEIIQLAKVAAEYNGKYISHLRSEDISMADAIDEIIEIGRQAKLPVQISHIKIALKDDWGTAPALIAKLESARAEGINITADCYPYTFWNSTVRVLFPKKDFTSIEGANFAVEHLFDPTGSVMVRFKPNKEYVGKTVSEIAKLRNETAAQTLLYLVAASEEYEKLHPEEDGIETIMGKSMSDADIIPFLSWAHTNICSDGANGGHPRGYGAFTRVLGYYVREQKIMSLENCINKMTALTAENVGIKERGIIAAGYYADLVLFDAATVIDKANIEDPKALSDGILMVWVNGKMVYRDKEFTNVFPGKFLSRTGEYDRVIAD